A region of the Deltaproteobacteria bacterium genome:
TCGTTGCATGGTCCGGTGAGTGTTGGTATCATGTAAAGAAAAAAGAGGATCGCTCTGCCATGACCGGGAAAGACTACTACAGGATTCTTGAGGTTGACAAGGAGGCCACCGAGGAGGAGATCAAACAGGCCTACAGGAGGCTGGCCCTCCGGTACCATCCTGACCGGAATGCGGGAGACCCTCGGGCGGAGGAGAGATTCAAGGAGATCAGCGAGGCATACGGGGTGCTCATGGATCGAGAAAAGAGGAGGCTCTACGATTCCCAACAGAGCCCCTTTGCCGGCAGGTATCGGTATCGCCAGGAGGAAGTGTTCCGCGACATGTTCAGAAACCCCCAGGCCCAGGACCTCTTTCGTGAACTGAGCAGGGAATTCGAGAAATACGGTGTCCGGTTCGACGAGAGATTCATGAACCGGGTTTTCTTCGGAGGAAGGGGGATATTCTTCGGAGGAATCTTCTTTGGTGGGCCGATTTTCGGAAGTCCTTTCTTTTCTCGGGACTCCGGCGGGGCCCCGGTATTTGGCCGGGAGAGCAGGCGGCCTGCTCTTCACAAGTCGAAGGTCCGCACCTTGAACGAGGGAATCCTGGCCCGGTTCGGGCAGAAGATCGAGACCCTTCTCCTGGGGCACGCTCCAAAATCCATTGGCAGATCAAACGGTCTCGACATGACGTACCATCTGAGGCTGACCAGGGAGGAGGCCTCCTCAGGGTCGAAGATCAGGATCGCCTACAAGAGGGGGAAGAGCCCTGAGAAGTTGGACGTGAAGATCCCCCCTGGTACGAGGTCCGGCAGCAGACTCAGGGTAAGGGGCAAGGGGATGCCGAATCCTGCTGGCGGTCCACCTGGAGACCTCTATCTCCTGATCGAAGTGGGGCGTTGAGGAGGGTTGCCGCGTCCAGACGGCTCAGAGTGTGATCAGCCAGGCCTGCGGAATGCGGGTCTCGATGACGTGGCCTGCCAGATCGACCACTCGGTCGACCCGATCGATGATCGCCGAGTCGCTGGTCGCGACGACTCCTGGATGGCCCATGAGAATCCTTTCAGGGACCTTCACAGCCCTCGATTCTCCGGCCAGGTTAGCCGCCCTGAGACGACGGGCGACATGGAGTGCCAGGAGCCCGCTCTTGCTGATGGGAGAATCAAAGAGAAACACGATCCTCTCGGGCGGGAACTCCACCAGCACTTCTATCAGGAGATCGACGGCCTCGATCGTTACCTCTCCCATCTTGTAGGAAGATGAGATCCCTGAGACGTCTCGAATGAAAGAGTCATCCGCCATTACCAGGGGTTCCCGGCGCAGGGCTGCCTCGATGGTGATCAGCACATTGTGGCCGTCCGCTGCGAGGACAGAACCTCTGACCCCTTCCATGGGAATCCTTCTCTCCCTCCGCCGTCCTGCGTCGGCCTGAGAAAAGACCCCACGGTGGAGCAGTTCTCGTGCTTTCCTTTCCAGGCCGTAACGGTTGCCGACGAGATCGAGGCTGTTCTTCCGGGGATAGCCCCGTCCGAGAAGATACCGGAGATCCTCCGCCCCTTTTCTGAGGGATGCCAGATCGATGGAGAGACGCCTTTGCACTGGTATTCTCCGGTCCGGTACTATAACACAAAAACGGAAGATCCCGAAACTCCGTCCATGGACAGGACCTTCACGGGCAAGGCAAGGAACCTCTCGAGGCACGGGGGTCATTGACCTTTCAGGACCCAAGATGCTAGAGTTCAACGAGAGCCCGTAACTCGTCCTTACCGAAAAACGCCGGTGGAGCGAACATCGGCTTGACCCCGGGGGCCAGCCTTGCCGGGGAGAGCTTCACCCCAAGGGGTGAGCCCCTGCTGCCCGAGGCCGTGGGGCCGGCCAGGGAGTCGGAAAGTCCGCTGGGAGAGCGGGACCGGCTCTTTTCGGTGTGGACCGACCATCACAAGGAGGAAGCAAAGTGGAACCAGAGGTCAAGGTATACAGCAGCCCCACGTGACCATACTGCAAGATGGCGAAAGAGTATCTTTCGCGCAAGGGGATCCCTTTTGTGGATCACGATGTGACCATGGATCCAGAAGCCCTCCAGGAGATGGTTAGGATCTCCGGGGCCAGGGCGGTCCCCGTCATTGCAGCCTGCGGCGAGGTCATGGTCGGATTCGATCAGGCCCGTCTTGATCAGATACTTTCGTGCATCACTCAGAAGACCGAGATCTGAAAGAGAGCCGGAGGGAGCAGGCCTCTCGGCAGAGGATATGACCCGCAGGAGTGGGTTTCCCGGAGAATGGGGAGGTCAGGCTGTTTTCTCCATCGGTCCCAGGAAACCGACGCCCTTCTGCTTCTCTCCGTCGAGATAGACATGGAGAAACTGGTCGGTCCGGACAGAGGGGACATGGATCACCCGCACGACCCTCTCATAGTCCTCGATCTCAGGAGCGACGCTCTTCAGCACGTTGTCGCTGTGGACCAGAAATTCCTCGTTGAAAAGGGTGCCGGGACTGTCGGGGAAAAGTGGAATAATGACGATGTCCGCCTCCACCAGATCCTGGAAGAAATGGGTGCCATAGGAGACCTCCGGAGTGTACCCTTCCCGGGCAAAAGCGATCTCCACCAGGAGTCTGGTCTTGTTTATGTCGGCATAGGTCACGTGGACACCCAGGTTGATGTCGTTGCTGCCCCAGCGGCCAGGACCCATCAGGGCGAAGCGTTTCTCGGCGAGTTTCTTGTTCAGCATGTTGACGACCCTTGCAACACCGATCTTCGCGTCGAAGGTTCCCAGGGCGTCGTAGGCCTTTGGGTCGACGTATACTATGTATTCGAGGTTGCGGACGATGCTGTTGGCCAATCCTCCCTGGGTGGTGAAGACGATCCGCTCTCGGGGGATATCTCTCGGTATGGTGACTCTTTCGATCTCCTTCCGGGTCGAAAGGGGCCGGCACTGCAGTATGT
Encoded here:
- a CDS encoding J domain-containing protein, which gives rise to MTGKDYYRILEVDKEATEEEIKQAYRRLALRYHPDRNAGDPRAEERFKEISEAYGVLMDREKRRLYDSQQSPFAGRYRYRQEEVFRDMFRNPQAQDLFRELSREFEKYGVRFDERFMNRVFFGGRGIFFGGIFFGGPIFGSPFFSRDSGGAPVFGRESRRPALHKSKVRTLNEGILARFGQKIETLLLGHAPKSIGRSNGLDMTYHLRLTREEASSGSKIRIAYKRGKSPEKLDVKIPPGTRSGSRLRVRGKGMPNPAGGPPGDLYLLIEVGR
- a CDS encoding DUF434 domain-containing protein — its product is MQRRLSIDLASLRKGAEDLRYLLGRGYPRKNSLDLVGNRYGLERKARELLHRGVFSQADAGRRRERRIPMEGVRGSVLAADGHNVLITIEAALRREPLVMADDSFIRDVSGISSSYKMGEVTIEAVDLLIEVLVEFPPERIVFLFDSPISKSGLLALHVARRLRAANLAGESRAVKVPERILMGHPGVVATSDSAIIDRVDRVVDLAGHVIETRIPQAWLITL
- a CDS encoding glutaredoxin family protein, producing the protein MAKEYLSRKGIPFVDHDVTMDPEALQEMVRISGARAVPVIAACGEVMVGFDQARLDQILSCITQKTEI